TAATTATCTTATCTTAGCGATAGACCGAGCTACGCGCGAGAAACAAAGATGGAGTTAAGTGAGCAGAGCGATTACTTGTTTTGTTCTCATTGTAAGGAACAAGTGTCTAGATCCACGTATCGCAGACATCAGTTAATGACAGTCAAAAGGAAGCGTGAAGTAAGTAGTTCTTCGGATTCTGATGCCCCTAACAATGATGCATCTGAATCTTCAAGGACTTCAAGCAATGATTCTCTCGATCCACCAATCTCTTCTTCAGACTTTTTGAGCAGTGTCAACAACGGTTAGTAAGCATTTCTTTATTTGTGTAAGTTGCTACCTTCTCACAATGTTGGCAATAGTGCAAAAATCGAAAAGCAAGCGAACACAGACCTTCTTCGCAGTTCTCGTCACCGTCACCGTTGAATGATAGTaggtcataataattattgtaaacagTCTATACTGCTCTACTGGAATTTCCAGGTGGACAGCTTCTGGAACAATGCCCATACAATAATGTCTCTCTTTGGTGGTAAGAGTGACCAGAAAGACTGATATTAAGACAGTTGAATATGTTgcagttaaaaattaaagtcaGCTAAAAGAATTTTAACCAAGCTTGAAAATCAATTTCCTTTGCCCCCAAACCCTAATTTTGAATATTAGGCTTAGGAGACAAACGGATTTGATAATCATGGACAAGTTCATGGGGACAATATAGCATTTTATGTTTCAACTCACTCTTTCTCACACATTAAGGGTTCTTTTGCAGTGCCCTTCATCCCCCCCTCCCATTCAACTCCTAGAACTTATTGTTATACTACCATCGTCTTTGTATCTGCTGCGTCAATTCATCAACTTGGATAGAGATTACTTTACAAAATATGTTGTGTGCCCAAAATGCACAAAGCTATATGCTTACGATGCATGCCTAAAGGTAGATCAGAACAATAGAACTGTAGCTAAAACGTGTTCAAACACATTCATGTCCAGAGGGAAGAAGAAAATCTGCAATGCGCAGTTGGTTAAAAAAGTGAAACTGAAAGATGGCaaagatcagttttatccaattaATTACTACTGTTACAGCAGTGTAATTGAGGAACTTGAAAGGGTTCTTGGGCAAAGAGGAATCCCAGAAAGTTGCAAAGAATGGAGGGAACAGCCACAAACAGAGGGAACACTCTCTAATGTCTACAGTGTTATATCAGGTAAAAAGCTTTACGTAGTACACACAGACGCCATGTATTTTTCAGTAATTTTACTTGAAGTCACGTGACCTTAAATTCGCATAACACAACATCTCCCTTCCTTTCAAATTCTCAACGAAAAAAACAGGACATCACAAGAAACAGTCCTTCACATCAGTTCAAACTTGAAAGTCTCCAGGACAACGTAAAATGTTCGTTTTCAAATGTCCAAACGTTGCGGTGGGCGACTGATACACTCTGACTTTGTGGTAACGTGAGTTATATCCTCAGCGTAAGGTAATATTTCCGCTGCATCTTGTGATTCCGATGGCATTCTGCCTGCAGTGTCTACTTGCTTGGGTGAGTATGTACGGAGAAACTTTCTATTTCTGCGCACTGTCCCCTTAGGTGTTTGGATAATATAAGAACGAGGTGTTTCTGCTGCTTTGGTTACAACTGCTGGAACCTTCAAATCACGAACCCATACTGCTCTTCCTGAAGGAATTTCTTTCAGCTCCTTTGCAGCATGATGATCATCAAAACACTTCTTTTGGATTTGCTTCCTCACCTCCTCTTCTTCTCTGAACTTGCTCACACCTTGCCATCTTGGTGAGAGCTCTGATTCTGCAACTGGAATTCTTGTTCGAATATTGCGGCCGAACAAGAGTTCAGCAGGGCTGTATCCGTTTAACTGCTTGGTGGAGCGATATGACAACAATGCCCTGGTAGggtcttcttctttctttagaAGACTTTTGATGGTTTGCACCGCTCTTTTAGCTTCACCGTTTGACTAAGCATATTTAGGGCTAGTGGTAATACTCTGAAATCCCCAGTCCTTTGCAAACTTCTGGAACTCACCAGAGCTATATTGTGGGCCATTATCTGACCTTACCACTTCAGGCACTCCGTGCCGGGCAAAGATAGACTTTAAAGCCTTGATGACGTCTTGCGATGATTGTGATGACATAAGCAATGCAACTTCTACATAACGACTGAAGTAATCTACAACTAGAATGTAAGTATTGCCTTTAAGGTGAAACAAGTCAGTTCCAACTATTTGCCATGGTCTCTCAGGTGTAACTGAAGGAATGAGTGGTTCAGTACATTCATTCTTGTGTTCTGCACATCTTCGGCATCCGTGAACCAGGTCTTCCATCTGCTTGCTCAACCCTGGCCACCAGACCGATGCTTTAGCACGTGCGCGACATTTAGTTATGCCTTGATGACCCTCGTGTAACCGATCCAGTATTTCTAGACGCATAACTGAGGGTATGATGATTCGACATCCTTTCATCAATATGCCTTTCACCAATCTCATTTCTCTCAGACCAATATGCTCTAAGTGCTTCAGGGCAACTCGCCCTCTCCGGCCAACCATCTTTACAGTAGGTGACCATTTGTCTGCATACTTCATCCTCTCTCTGGCGCTCTCTTATTTCTTCGAGGCGTTTATCACTAGCTGGAACCTCACTCAGAACACTGTTCACATACaattcaatttcttcattttgcaGGTTATCATGTTCTGATATGTGCTTGGTAACAGGTGCTCGAGACAACGTGTCGGCAACAACCAATGACTTGCCAGGCACATGCGATATGGTATACTTAAATCTTAGCAACCTCATGCGAAGCCTCTGAATCCTGGGCGGTAGTTCATTCAAGTTCTTGTTCCCCAGGAGAGATACAAGAGGTTTGTGATCGGTTTCATTGTGAAAGTTTCTACCAATAAGGTAATCAGACAGCCTTTCACATGCCCAGATGACTGCCAGAACCTCTTTTTCCACTTGCGCATAACGCTGCTCTGTTTCAGTCATAGCTCGAGAGATATAAGCAACTGGTTTCCAGTGTCCATCAGTGGTTGATTGCATCAGGACCGCTCCCAGTCCAAATGATGATGCATCAGACGAGACTTTGGTTTCTCTCGAGGAGTCGTATATTGCCAGTGTTGGAGCTTTGCTGAGCACTTTGTTAATCTTGTCAAATGCTTGCTGCTGGGCCATTTCCCACAGCCATCCACTGTTCTTATTTAGTAGACTTCTTAATGGTTGTGTCAAATTGGCTAGATTCTCAACATATCCTCCCACCTGGTTGACTACACCTAGGAATCGTTTTAGTTGGGAAATATCTGTAGGGGCTTTCATCTCAGAAATAGCTTCTACTTTGTTTGGATCAACTTCAACTCCACCATTTCCCACGACGTGCCCAAGGAACTGTACTTTATCTTGActgaatttgcatttttctagATTGAGGTGACATTGGCTTTCTGAAGTCTCTCCAGAACATCAGCTAACCTGTGGTCGTGCTGTTCTTGTGTCTCTCCGAAGACCAGGATGTCGTCCACTTGACATACTTGTCCAGGCAATCCGTCTAAAATTCTGCTCATGACCTTTTGGAAATGCTCCGGGGCAGACGATATACCAAAAGGTAGTCTTCTGAAACAGTACCTTCCCCAAGGAGTTATGAAGGTTGTCAACAATTTACAGCTATCACTTAACTTCCTCTGCCAGAATCCGCTATTGGCATCAAGCTAAGTAACAATCTTTGCACCAGCTAACTTAGCCAAGGTTTCTTCGGTTGAAGGCATTTGGTACACTTCTCGTTGAACAGCTCGGTTTAACTGCACAAAGTCACCGCAGATTCTGACTCTACCATTACTCTTGGGAACCACTACAATCGGTGAACACCACTTTGTTGGTTGCTCTACGCGTTCAATCACTCCAAGATTCTCCATACGGGCGATTTCCTCTTTAACTTTAGGTAGTAGTGGAATGGGAATACGTCTAGGTGCTGTGAGAGTAAACGGCTCCACTGTTTCGTCCGTCTTTATTTCATATTCTCCTTTGATGCAACCAAGTCCCTTGAACAACTTAGGATACCTTTGTTGATAGACTTCACTGGTGGTCTTTCCTTCGACAGCATCGACTCTAGCAATCATTTCAAGTCGTTGGCATGCATTTCTTCCGAGTAGTGACCTCTCCAATCCCTCTACCACATACACGTCTTCTGTACAGCATTTCTGCTCATGTCGTAGCACGACCTTGAACTTGCCTTTACAGTTGAGTGTTGTCCTACAGGGACCATAGAGCTTCTTGTCCGGTTTGACAAGGGCTAACGGAGAAGCCATTTGGTGGAAAATAATGTCCGGAATTGCAGAAACATCAGCTCCACTATCGAGCTTGAAATTTACTTTGTGGCCATTAACATCCACGTCTGCTTTCCACTGCTTACTCTGTGTATCACTCTGTCCATGGACTGCACCAAGAAATAGGCCAGCAAATGACTCATCAATCTCAGCAGCTACTTCATTAACATTTAAGGGTGTCTTGCAAACATTAGCAAAATGTCCCTTGCGAGAACATTTATGACAAACGGCATTGTGAGCTTTGCAGTCTAGCCTGTTGGCATGGGATGGCTTTCCGCATCTCTGACAATAAGGTTTAGCTGATTTTTGACTTTGACCAGTACTCGCCTGTGGTTTTGATGTTTGCTTTTTGTGAAATTTCGTTTGTTTAGCGGTTTTTACAGCATCAACATTCACTGATTGAGGCATTTTGTCCGTGCGAACCACTGCTTGTTGCTTTTTTATCGATTCACATTCACTTCGTCTACTGCTGATTCGTCCAACAGTTCGTTGGACCCCCGCCTTTGTTTATGTTTCTTTGTTGCCCTCTTTCTCTTTTCCCTCGAATCATCTTCAAGTTTAATGGGTTTCATAAAACATCTGTGAGTATTGGGGTTCACATATTCTTTACAATTGCAACACATGTTTTCTCCACACATGTGATCCTCGGGCTTCCTTTTCTGGTGCGAGATGACTTTGT
This genomic stretch from Acropora muricata isolate sample 2 chromosome 5, ASM3666990v1, whole genome shotgun sequence harbors:
- the LOC136917354 gene encoding uncharacterized protein — translated: MEDLVHGCRRCAEHKNECTEPLIPSVTPERPWQIVGTDLFHLKGNTYILVVDYFSRYVEVALLMSSQSSQDVIKALKSIFARHGVPEVSNGEAKRAVQTIKSLLKKEEDPTRALLSYRSTKQLNGYSPAELLFGRNIRTRIPVAESELSPRWQGVSKFREEEEVRKQIQKKCFDDHHAAKELKEIPSGRAVWVRDLKVPAVVTKAAETPRSYIIQTPKGTVRRNRKFLRTYSPKQVDTAGRMPSESQDAAEILPYAEDITHVTTKSECISRPPQRLDI